The following coding sequences lie in one Vibrio splendidus genomic window:
- a CDS encoding DUF2878 domain-containing protein: protein MKRFWIINLVLFQATWVCSAFFTAQAPFVAPLIVAVHFLLSPTRSSDLKILILLPLGLLLDSLLLHFGVFAVDSEIANQSWFPVWLVCLWIMFLISFNHSLNWLLKCSKVILFVIGFVAGTSSYWGGIKAGALLTTWPDASVLAALAISWGILLPLLVAAYSNLVQPKMATTR from the coding sequence ATGAAACGGTTTTGGATTATTAATCTCGTTCTGTTTCAAGCGACCTGGGTTTGCAGCGCGTTCTTTACCGCGCAAGCCCCGTTCGTGGCGCCACTGATTGTGGCCGTTCACTTCCTTCTCTCCCCTACTCGCAGTAGCGATCTGAAAATACTCATTTTATTACCATTAGGGCTGTTGCTTGATAGCCTCTTGCTTCACTTCGGCGTGTTTGCAGTCGACTCTGAAATTGCGAATCAATCGTGGTTTCCAGTCTGGCTCGTTTGCCTGTGGATCATGTTTTTAATCAGCTTTAACCACAGCCTAAATTGGCTTTTAAAATGCTCGAAAGTGATCTTGTTTGTCATAGGGTTCGTAGCAGGTACTAGTAGTTATTGGGGAGGCATCAAAGCAGGCGCCCTTCTGACTACTTGGCCAGACGCATCGGTGTTAGCTGCCCTTGCAATAAGTTGGGGGATTTTGTTGCCCTTACTGGTGGCCGCTTACTCCAACTTAGTACAACCCAAAATGGCAACAACGAGGTGA
- a CDS encoding SDR family NAD(P)-dependent oxidoreductase, with protein sequence MRIMITGATSGIGQSLAIDYAQQGHQVIACGRNPDKLQALVDSHETDIAHSSITPLCFDLTDYHNFPELDQDKPLDLLILNAGDCEYINDPVNFDAELFERVININLISIGYALKAWLKNIKPGGRLVLVSSSASFLPLPRAEAYGASKAALTYLGRTLSVDLAEHNIHVSIVHPGFVETPLTERNTFSMPMIISSEAATQRIVNGIAQGKSEIDFPRRFIMLMKLLRMLPTPVWQKLASRMV encoded by the coding sequence ATGCGTATTATGATCACAGGCGCGACCTCAGGTATCGGCCAATCACTCGCTATCGATTACGCTCAACAAGGGCATCAGGTGATTGCTTGTGGCCGTAACCCAGACAAGCTGCAAGCCTTGGTTGATTCTCACGAGACAGACATCGCGCATTCATCCATTACACCGCTCTGTTTCGATCTGACCGATTACCACAACTTCCCAGAGCTCGACCAAGACAAGCCGCTCGATCTGCTGATTTTAAATGCGGGTGATTGTGAATACATCAACGACCCAGTGAATTTTGATGCCGAGCTTTTCGAGCGCGTCATCAACATCAATCTAATTTCAATTGGCTACGCCCTTAAAGCCTGGTTAAAAAACATCAAGCCCGGCGGCCGTTTGGTTTTAGTAAGTTCCAGCGCCAGCTTTTTACCTTTGCCAAGAGCCGAGGCTTATGGCGCTTCAAAGGCAGCCCTCACCTACTTAGGCAGAACACTGTCGGTTGATCTGGCCGAGCACAATATTCATGTCTCAATTGTGCACCCAGGCTTTGTTGAAACGCCATTAACCGAGCGAAATACTTTCTCTATGCCTATGATTATTAGTAGTGAGGCCGCAACTCAGCGAATCGTAAATGGTATTGCTCAAGGAAAGAGTGAAATCGATTTCCCAAGACGATTCATCATGTTGATGAAGCTACTAAGAATGCTTCCAACTCCAGTTTGGCAAAAACTCGCTTCAAGGATGGTATAA
- a CDS encoding sigma-70 family RNA polymerase sigma factor, producing MQVESRSSGNGKEHVIIPDNKLPNENKVPTELSSWLILVGSDRDKQAFTCLFKFFAPKIKRFGISKLGGEAAANELVQDTMTNVWKKAHLYNEEKGAATTWVYTVMRNAAFDMLRKVKAKAEQTIADDIWPIDAMVAESQSDELPFGDHLMSRHVMTQIEKLPLAQKTIVKGVYFQELSQEQLAQQLGVPLGTVKSRLRLALAKLKVHMGEQDHD from the coding sequence ATGCAAGTCGAAAGCAGAAGTTCAGGGAACGGCAAGGAGCATGTCATTATTCCCGACAACAAATTACCTAATGAAAATAAGGTACCTACAGAGCTCTCAAGTTGGTTGATTTTGGTTGGTTCAGACCGAGACAAACAAGCCTTCACCTGTTTGTTCAAGTTCTTCGCACCTAAGATCAAGCGTTTTGGAATCAGCAAGTTGGGCGGAGAGGCTGCTGCAAACGAGCTAGTTCAAGACACAATGACTAACGTTTGGAAAAAAGCACATCTCTACAACGAAGAGAAAGGTGCTGCGACTACTTGGGTCTACACCGTGATGCGAAATGCGGCCTTCGACATGTTACGAAAGGTGAAAGCAAAAGCAGAACAAACCATTGCTGACGACATTTGGCCAATAGATGCAATGGTCGCTGAATCTCAAAGCGATGAATTACCGTTTGGTGATCATTTGATGAGCCGCCATGTAATGACTCAAATAGAGAAGTTGCCTTTGGCTCAGAAAACGATTGTTAAAGGCGTTTACTTTCAGGAATTGTCACAAGAGCAACTCGCTCAACAACTTGGCGTCCCACTTGGAACCGTGAAATCACGTCTAAGACTCGCTTTAGCCAAACTTAAGGTTCACATGGGGGAACAAGATCATGATTAA
- a CDS encoding SAM-dependent methyltransferase — protein MEQLAKQNNNIEQQAKAVAVSSNCKYRALIFKVLESLQFATLEIIERDQHSVFGDREADLKGRIVIHDATFFRDVVIDGSIGASEAYIDGKWTSPDLTKVIQIMARNQSQLDELDDKTQWISRIKNLLLRRKNANTEQGSKRNILAHYDIGNELYERFLDSSMQYSSAIYSEEAETLSKAQQNKMKTICERLELSEKDNVVEIGTGWGGLAIFMAQHYGCHVTTTTISDAQHALAEERVKALGLTDKITLLKEDYRNLTGEYDKLVSIEMIEAVGHEYLQTFFEKCSSLLKPSGKMLIQAITIADSRYDKYRKGVDFIQKYIFPGGCLPSVSVMTQHLATSTDLVVQEIDDIGLHYARTLNDWNVAFENSWEELESLGYSEEFKRLWIFYFCYCEGAFKERVISTHHLVARKPRYFGAKDETVLDY, from the coding sequence ATGGAACAGCTTGCCAAACAAAACAACAACATTGAACAACAAGCTAAAGCCGTTGCTGTTTCAAGCAACTGTAAATATCGAGCTTTAATCTTTAAGGTTCTAGAAAGCCTGCAATTCGCGACGCTTGAGATCATTGAGCGCGACCAGCATTCGGTGTTCGGCGATCGAGAAGCCGACTTGAAAGGTCGAATCGTGATTCACGATGCAACCTTTTTTAGAGATGTCGTGATTGACGGCAGTATTGGCGCATCTGAGGCCTACATTGATGGAAAATGGACAAGCCCAGATCTCACCAAAGTGATTCAAATCATGGCTCGAAATCAATCTCAACTCGACGAGCTTGACGATAAAACACAATGGATTTCTCGCATCAAAAACCTATTGCTGCGTCGTAAGAATGCCAACACCGAGCAAGGTTCTAAGCGCAATATTCTTGCGCACTACGATATTGGCAATGAGTTGTACGAGCGCTTCCTAGACAGCTCGATGCAGTACTCTTCCGCTATCTACAGCGAAGAAGCAGAAACCCTATCCAAAGCTCAGCAAAACAAAATGAAAACCATCTGTGAGCGATTAGAGTTGTCAGAGAAAGATAACGTGGTCGAGATAGGCACAGGCTGGGGTGGCTTAGCGATATTCATGGCGCAACACTACGGATGCCATGTCACCACTACCACAATCTCAGATGCCCAACACGCGCTTGCAGAAGAGAGAGTAAAAGCGCTTGGCTTAACAGACAAAATCACCCTGCTTAAAGAGGATTATCGTAACCTCACTGGTGAGTATGACAAGTTGGTCTCTATCGAGATGATTGAGGCGGTCGGTCATGAATATCTCCAGACCTTCTTTGAGAAATGTTCATCGCTACTTAAACCTTCAGGCAAGATGCTGATCCAAGCGATTACTATTGCCGACAGCCGTTACGATAAATACCGTAAAGGTGTCGACTTTATTCAAAAGTACATCTTCCCCGGCGGTTGCCTACCTTCGGTTTCAGTGATGACTCAACACCTTGCGACCAGTACAGACCTTGTTGTCCAAGAAATCGATGATATTGGCCTGCACTACGCTCGAACGCTTAATGATTGGAATGTTGCCTTTGAAAACAGTTGGGAAGAGTTAGAGTCTCTCGGCTATTCAGAAGAGTTTAAGCGCTTGTGGATCTTCTACTTCTGCTACTGTGAAGGTGCATTCAAAGAGCGCGTGATCAGTACTCATCACTTAGTTGCTAGAAAACCTCGTTACTTTGGAGCAAAAGATGAAACGGTTTTGGATTATTAA
- a CDS encoding DUF1365 domain-containing protein, whose amino-acid sequence MNSQTLTSEMEIASEKSEELSGIYWGNVRHRRFGDITHEFSYQLYMMGLDLDELPQTTARSALFGTRWYNPIRFVESDYLAEKKENTTTDEPKSLKQRIASKVQKLGGVWSDSNSVTMLAQCRCLGIYFSPINCFFCYDETGDCKYMLAEVSNTPWRERHYYLIDMHQELKVKKEFHVSPFMDLNMTYFWKIKPPAKRTLVHIESRRDDKLFDATLALTKQSVTKTNIRQTVFKIPAMTIKVVMGIYYQALKLFLKKVPFVGHPDSTS is encoded by the coding sequence ATGAACAGTCAAACCCTGACATCCGAAATGGAGATCGCATCCGAAAAGAGTGAAGAACTCAGCGGTATCTATTGGGGCAACGTCAGACACCGCCGCTTTGGCGACATCACTCATGAGTTCAGCTATCAGCTGTATATGATGGGGTTAGATCTCGATGAACTGCCCCAAACCACAGCGCGTAGTGCGCTGTTCGGAACTCGATGGTACAACCCGATTCGCTTCGTCGAATCGGATTATCTCGCTGAAAAAAAAGAAAATACCACCACGGATGAACCAAAATCACTTAAACAACGTATAGCTTCCAAAGTGCAAAAACTTGGTGGGGTTTGGTCTGATTCAAACAGTGTGACGATGCTGGCTCAGTGCCGCTGTTTAGGTATCTATTTCAGCCCAATCAACTGTTTCTTCTGTTACGACGAAACAGGAGATTGTAAGTACATGTTGGCTGAAGTGAGTAACACGCCTTGGCGAGAAAGACACTACTACCTAATCGACATGCACCAAGAATTAAAGGTTAAGAAAGAGTTTCACGTTTCGCCGTTCATGGATTTGAATATGACTTATTTTTGGAAGATTAAGCCACCAGCGAAACGCACCTTGGTCCACATTGAAAGCCGCCGAGACGACAAGCTTTTCGATGCGACACTGGCCTTGACGAAACAGTCAGTAACCAAGACAAACATTAGACAAACGGTATTCAAGATTCCGGCGATGACGATAAAAGTCGTGATGGGCATTTATTATCAGGCTCTCAAATTATTCCTGAAGAAAGTACCGTTTGTGGGGCACCCAGACTCAACGTCTTAA
- a CDS encoding DUF3833 domain-containing protein: MNPKTTITKFALALFSLTWLTGCGSASLENHVDTTPELKLETFFNGELMAYGMVLDRSGNLLRRFDAKLVATWDGDKGEIKEWFSFADGERSTRVWNLIKTGENTYSGTANDVVGTAYGETLGSALYWKYDLEIEVDGSTYEVVLDDWMFLMDDKRLFNKTEMSKFGFKVGEVILYIEKI; encoded by the coding sequence ATGAATCCAAAAACAACAATAACAAAATTTGCTTTGGCACTGTTTTCACTCACTTGGCTGACGGGGTGCGGCTCTGCGAGTTTAGAAAACCACGTAGACACTACGCCAGAGCTCAAGCTAGAAACCTTTTTCAATGGGGAGCTAATGGCTTACGGCATGGTACTAGACCGCTCTGGTAACCTACTACGCCGTTTTGACGCTAAGCTTGTCGCGACTTGGGACGGTGACAAAGGCGAAATCAAAGAGTGGTTCTCTTTTGCTGATGGCGAGCGCTCAACACGCGTTTGGAACCTGATAAAAACCGGCGAAAACACCTATTCAGGCACTGCTAATGATGTAGTCGGTACCGCTTATGGCGAGACTCTAGGTTCTGCTCTGTATTGGAAATATGACTTAGAAATCGAAGTCGACGGCAGCACCTATGAAGTCGTATTAGACGACTGGATGTTCTTGATGGACGACAAACGCCTGTTCAATAAAACCGAGATGTCTAAGTTCGGCTTTAAAGTCGGAGAGGTCATCTTATACATAGAGAAGATTTAA
- a CDS encoding YbgA family protein, with protein sequence MDKKIKIGISACVAGHKVRFDTGHKRSRFCTDDLADYVELEPVCPEMGVGLPTPRPTIRQVRQLDNIIHVSRPDGSGDVTNDLIEFGQNYSKSNQHIAGFIVCQKSPTCGMERVKVYHHHGRGSESTGVGLFTQQVIQGNPLLPVEENGRLNDPILRENFMTRVFTYQKWLNLVDEGVTKHKLIQFHSAHKYLVMCHHIEGYKKLGKLLASNDLEIDELAKQYIEGLMTALSHHANRGSHANTLHHLQGYFKKQLSSAHKQELTNQISSFREGLVPLLVPLTLINHYLMEYPNEYLESQVYLNPHPQELKLRYGY encoded by the coding sequence ATGGATAAAAAAATAAAAATAGGCATTAGTGCATGTGTCGCCGGTCATAAAGTTCGGTTCGATACAGGTCACAAACGCTCTCGTTTTTGTACAGACGATCTTGCAGACTACGTAGAACTTGAGCCAGTTTGTCCAGAAATGGGCGTTGGACTTCCAACGCCTCGCCCAACCATTCGCCAAGTTCGTCAGCTAGACAATATCATTCACGTTTCTAGACCTGACGGTTCTGGTGATGTGACCAATGATCTGATCGAGTTTGGACAAAACTATTCAAAGAGCAACCAGCACATCGCTGGCTTTATTGTGTGTCAAAAAAGCCCAACCTGCGGTATGGAGCGAGTAAAGGTTTATCACCACCACGGGCGCGGTTCTGAATCGACAGGCGTTGGCTTGTTCACTCAGCAGGTTATACAAGGCAATCCCCTACTTCCAGTAGAAGAGAATGGTCGCCTCAACGATCCAATTCTGCGTGAAAACTTTATGACTCGAGTCTTCACTTACCAAAAATGGCTTAACCTTGTTGACGAAGGCGTAACTAAACACAAGCTGATTCAATTCCACAGCGCTCACAAGTATTTGGTAATGTGTCACCACATTGAAGGCTATAAGAAACTTGGAAAATTATTAGCAAGCAACGATCTTGAAATCGATGAGTTGGCAAAACAATATATTGAAGGCTTGATGACGGCATTATCTCACCACGCGAACCGTGGTAGCCACGCCAATACTCTGCATCATTTGCAAGGTTACTTTAAGAAACAGTTGAGCAGCGCGCACAAGCAAGAGCTTACCAATCAGATTTCATCATTCAGAGAAGGTCTTGTTCCTCTGTTAGTTCCACTAACACTGATCAACCACTACTTGATGGAATACCCAAACGAGTACCTTGAATCACAGGTTTACCTAAACCCGCACCCACAAGAACTTAAGCTGAGATACGGATATTGA
- a CDS encoding chalcone isomerase family protein, translating to MAFPRNPTQAFKSESDISRVRTQTSEQSRIRLFSLVTLTLIYAALLFTGNAKASAVDDLNKRGQGEMSYLFWTLYSAEFYTTPSNSERALKLEYYRAIDSKDLVDATKDQWSKLGYSSNNIQRWLKPLYAMWPNVEEGSTLTIRVAEDNVSRFYFDEQPIGTIQDKQFGEAFLAIWLSENTSEPGLRKQLLGLNK from the coding sequence ATGGCTTTTCCACGCAACCCTACGCAAGCGTTCAAATCTGAGAGCGATATTAGTCGCGTTCGCACTCAAACAAGCGAGCAATCAAGAATCCGACTATTTAGCTTAGTCACCTTAACCCTCATTTACGCAGCACTCCTATTTACCGGGAATGCCAAAGCTTCTGCTGTCGATGATTTAAATAAGCGCGGTCAGGGAGAAATGAGCTACTTGTTTTGGACTTTGTATTCTGCAGAGTTCTACACCACTCCGTCTAACTCTGAGCGTGCTTTGAAACTTGAGTACTACCGAGCAATTGACAGCAAAGACCTTGTAGACGCAACCAAAGACCAGTGGAGCAAACTCGGTTACTCCAGCAACAATATCCAACGTTGGTTGAAGCCTTTGTACGCAATGTGGCCCAACGTTGAGGAAGGCAGCACGCTGACTATCCGAGTTGCTGAAGACAACGTAAGTCGGTTCTATTTCGATGAGCAACCCATCGGCACCATCCAAGACAAGCAATTTGGTGAAGCCTTTCTCGCGATTTGGTTATCTGAAAACACATCCGAGCCTGGTCTACGCAAGCAACTATTAGGTTTGAACAAATGA
- a CDS encoding nuclear transport factor 2 family protein: MDNSLWLDNFLNMYRELGTDNFDVLKTVYHPDIEFQDPLHHVSGIAALTHYFENLYTQVTSCYFHIEHTFEANDEASVYWTMQFAHKQLNGQKPIEVQGHSHLKMLDGQVVYHRDYLDVGSMLYEHIPVLGCAIKSIKKRASQ; this comes from the coding sequence ATGGATAACTCTCTATGGCTTGATAACTTTCTCAACATGTATCGAGAACTCGGAACTGACAATTTCGACGTGCTTAAGACGGTTTATCACCCTGATATCGAATTCCAAGATCCGCTGCATCATGTCAGCGGAATTGCGGCGCTTACCCACTACTTCGAGAATCTCTACACTCAGGTAACGAGCTGTTACTTTCATATCGAACACACTTTCGAAGCGAACGACGAAGCTTCTGTTTACTGGACGATGCAGTTTGCTCACAAGCAATTAAATGGACAAAAGCCGATCGAAGTACAAGGACACAGCCACCTCAAGATGCTCGACGGCCAAGTGGTTTATCACAGAGACTATCTTGATGTCGGCTCTATGTTGTACGAACACATTCCAGTACTGGGCTGCGCCATCAAATCCATCAAAAAGAGAGCGAGCCAATAA
- a CDS encoding NAD(P)/FAD-dependent oxidoreductase, translating into MKKIAIIGSGISGLTCAHILDKHHDVTVFEKNDYVGGHTATVDIEHQGSAFSIDTGFIVFNDRTYPNFNQLLEQLGVERQPTEMSFSVHNTTTKFEYNGHSINSLFAQRSNIFKPQFWSLVSDILKFNKLCKAQFESNEFTPDITLGNFLRENQFSDFFSQHYILPMGAAIWSTSLEEMEEFELKFFIQFFYNHGLLDIANRPQWYVIPKGSRSYVEIILSGLNKSVALNTSIKQVTRHEAGITIEFEDGATQDFDEVIFACHSDQALRLLGDATEQEKQVLGEIPYSRNEVVLHTDTRLLPDRKLAWASWNYMLDGDSKRPACVTYNMNILQGIESQDTFCVTLNQSEAIDPEKIIRSFVYHHPVLNSNTVEAQHKREQICGKNQTHFAGAYWYNGFHEDGVHSALDVTKRFGLDLSTSSAL; encoded by the coding sequence ATGAAGAAAATCGCCATTATTGGGTCAGGTATCTCTGGACTCACTTGCGCACACATATTAGATAAGCACCACGACGTAACAGTATTCGAAAAAAACGATTATGTTGGGGGCCACACCGCCACCGTTGATATTGAACATCAAGGCTCGGCGTTTTCGATAGATACTGGCTTTATCGTATTTAACGATCGAACCTACCCAAACTTCAATCAGCTACTCGAACAACTCGGTGTTGAAAGGCAACCTACCGAGATGAGTTTCAGCGTTCACAACACCACGACTAAGTTTGAATACAACGGCCACAGCATCAACTCTCTGTTCGCTCAACGAAGTAATATTTTCAAACCTCAATTTTGGTCTTTAGTCTCTGACATTCTCAAGTTCAACAAATTGTGTAAGGCTCAATTCGAAAGTAACGAGTTCACACCGGATATTACCTTGGGCAACTTCCTACGTGAAAACCAGTTTTCCGACTTTTTCAGCCAGCATTACATCCTACCGATGGGCGCAGCAATTTGGTCGACAAGCTTAGAGGAGATGGAAGAATTTGAGCTTAAATTCTTCATTCAATTCTTCTATAACCACGGCCTGCTCGACATCGCGAACCGTCCACAATGGTATGTAATTCCTAAAGGGTCGCGCTCTTACGTTGAAATCATCCTTTCAGGTTTGAACAAATCCGTCGCTTTGAACACATCGATCAAACAAGTCACTCGCCATGAAGCGGGCATCACGATTGAATTTGAAGATGGCGCTACACAAGACTTCGACGAAGTGATATTTGCTTGTCACTCAGACCAAGCGTTACGTTTACTCGGCGATGCAACAGAGCAAGAGAAACAGGTTCTAGGCGAGATCCCATACAGCCGTAATGAAGTGGTTCTGCACACTGATACCCGATTGTTACCAGACAGAAAGCTGGCTTGGGCAAGTTGGAACTACATGTTGGACGGCGACAGTAAACGACCTGCCTGTGTGACTTACAACATGAACATTCTGCAAGGCATCGAAAGCCAAGACACCTTCTGTGTGACCTTAAATCAGAGCGAAGCCATCGACCCAGAAAAAATCATTCGCAGCTTTGTTTATCATCATCCGGTACTTAACTCGAACACGGTAGAAGCTCAGCACAAACGCGAACAGATCTGTGGCAAAAATCAGACTCACTTCGCCGGCGCATACTGGTACAACGGGTTCCATGAAGATGGCGTCCACAGTGCACTCGACGTGACCAAACGCTTCGGTTTAGATTTGAGTACGAGTTCAGCGCTATGA
- the phrB gene encoding deoxyribodipyrimidine photo-lyase, translated as MSDILWIRRDLRIHDNPALVAAVENGVTTAVFISTPQQWQQHHLAPIKADLIYRHLQQLESQLAEFGIDLLHLKATDFNDQATQLINLCKQVDATCVYANSEPEVDEQLRDKRLIATGIKLKITDCDTILPLGSVLNKQGEMFKVFTPFKNAWLKEVQAKGIICSHAPVHSTGSAQAGSSETDSLQNPSQLKQSLSGFSGEYDFDFPRVDSSRWPLSQDVLGNVIPNFLANKVNDYSRLRDIPSLKGTSGLSPYLAIGAVSPRWLAIQLIQQQPDLLFDTQLPAFSWLNELIWRDFYKHLMFHHPKLVKGANFQQKYNGLDWYHDNPSFKAWCEGKTGYPLVDAAMRQLVETGWMHNRLRMVVASFLTKHLLIDWRWGERFFMSHLIDGDFSANNGGWQWASSTGCDAQPYFRIFNPITQSEKFDPKGIFIRKYIPELQNIPDKHMHFPHDYIAKNGINSEYWQPIVEHKEARLRALAFFK; from the coding sequence TTGAGCGACATTCTATGGATAAGACGAGACCTGCGGATTCACGATAACCCTGCGCTCGTCGCGGCAGTTGAAAACGGTGTGACGACCGCCGTTTTCATTTCAACGCCACAGCAATGGCAGCAACACCACCTTGCGCCAATCAAAGCCGATTTAATCTATCGTCACCTGCAGCAACTTGAATCCCAACTCGCTGAATTTGGGATCGATCTTCTGCACCTCAAAGCCACAGACTTTAACGATCAAGCCACTCAACTCATCAACTTGTGCAAACAGGTCGATGCGACATGTGTGTATGCCAATTCAGAGCCGGAAGTGGATGAGCAGTTAAGAGACAAACGCTTAATCGCTACTGGTATAAAGCTGAAAATAACCGACTGCGATACGATTCTGCCATTAGGTAGCGTGCTGAATAAACAAGGTGAGATGTTCAAGGTTTTCACACCTTTCAAAAACGCATGGTTAAAAGAAGTGCAAGCGAAAGGCATCATTTGCAGCCACGCTCCAGTGCATTCAACAGGATCAGCGCAAGCAGGTTCATCTGAAACGGATTCGCTTCAGAATCCATCACAACTGAAACAATCGTTAAGTGGTTTTTCTGGCGAGTACGATTTTGACTTTCCGCGTGTTGATTCAAGCCGTTGGCCATTAAGCCAAGATGTGCTGGGCAATGTGATTCCCAATTTCTTAGCCAATAAAGTTAATGACTATTCTCGCCTTAGAGACATTCCATCGTTAAAAGGCACGTCTGGCCTATCTCCTTACTTGGCTATTGGTGCAGTCAGCCCTCGTTGGTTAGCGATTCAATTGATTCAGCAACAGCCTGACTTGTTATTTGATACTCAGTTGCCAGCCTTTTCTTGGCTTAATGAATTGATTTGGCGAGATTTTTATAAGCATTTGATGTTCCACCATCCTAAACTGGTTAAAGGTGCTAACTTTCAGCAGAAATACAACGGCTTAGATTGGTATCACGACAACCCGAGCTTCAAGGCGTGGTGCGAAGGAAAAACAGGCTACCCATTAGTTGATGCAGCGATGCGTCAATTGGTTGAGACAGGCTGGATGCACAACAGGCTAAGAATGGTGGTGGCAAGCTTCCTAACCAAGCACCTACTGATCGATTGGCGTTGGGGTGAGCGTTTCTTTATGTCGCACCTTATCGATGGTGATTTCAGCGCGAATAATGGTGGCTGGCAGTGGGCTTCAAGTACTGGCTGTGATGCTCAACCCTACTTTCGAATTTTCAATCCGATCACTCAGAGTGAAAAGTTTGATCCAAAAGGAATTTTTATTCGTAAGTACATACCAGAGCTGCAAAATATTCCTGACAAGCATATGCACTTTCCACATGATTACATTGCAAAAAACGGAATTAACAGCGAATACTGGCAACCCATCGTTGAACACAAAGAAGCACGATTGAGAGCCTTAGCCTTTTTCAAATAA
- a CDS encoding ChrR family anti-sigma-E factor: MIKHHPNAAILKDFVDGTLADSVSLIVSSHVELCEHCQQQVSMLTAQAAESVFESDTPVFESDTSGLQLSDREMDAFLSDDGEFDFDAIAQITADSSQAIEVTPEVQQVTVADTTFTIPRALNSVARKDWMNLGKISRARLDFDDEAHHTSLLHIDKDGQVPCHTHKGFEITLLLEGSFEDEMGVYNKGDFIWLDGDHTHQPATKEGCVCLTVSSDALYFTKGVSQLFNPLGKYIY; this comes from the coding sequence ATGATTAAACATCACCCAAATGCCGCAATTTTGAAAGATTTTGTCGATGGCACACTAGCAGATTCAGTTTCTTTGATTGTCTCTAGCCATGTTGAACTGTGTGAACACTGCCAACAACAAGTAAGCATGCTGACGGCGCAAGCTGCTGAATCAGTCTTTGAAAGCGATACACCTGTCTTTGAAAGTGATACCTCAGGGCTTCAACTTTCTGACAGAGAAATGGATGCGTTCCTATCCGATGATGGGGAGTTTGATTTTGATGCGATTGCTCAAATCACTGCTGATTCATCTCAAGCTATCGAAGTGACACCCGAAGTTCAGCAAGTTACGGTTGCAGACACCACATTCACTATTCCTCGCGCGTTGAACTCAGTGGCGAGAAAAGACTGGATGAACTTAGGCAAAATTTCGCGAGCGCGACTCGATTTTGATGACGAAGCACACCACACCAGCTTGCTGCACATCGACAAAGATGGACAAGTGCCTTGCCACACCCACAAAGGCTTTGAGATTACGCTTCTCTTGGAAGGCAGTTTCGAAGACGAAATGGGCGTCTACAACAAAGGCGACTTCATCTGGTTAGATGGTGACCACACCCATCAACCAGCTACCAAAGAAGGTTGTGTGTGTTTAACTGTTTCAAGTGATGCACTTTACTTCACAAAAGGTGTGAGCCAGTTATTCAACCCACTGGGTAAATACATTTATTAG